GGAATAAATGGGAGACAGGGATCACAGGAGATCGGAAGAAGCAGAGGAACTAGAAGGAGTAGCTACTCTCAAACCTACAGCTACTCACCAAAAAGACAAAGTTAAGTGCCTCAAGCCACACAAGCAATTTCTCTAATGCTATTTTAAGCTTCTAAAGGATCAGACCATCAGGAGCTCCACTCTATCAGACACCTCCTAAGATAGTCAAGCTAATTAATTTGTATCAAGGCACTGGACCCAAACTACTGAAGAGCTATTCTAACTTAGCCACCCCTATCAATCTGACCCTAAGGTTGTAACGATGTTGaactttctgcctttttttttttttaaaacagtgaaagACCTCTCACCAGCACATGGTTCCTCTAATGTTGAATTAACACCCAATCTACGACTGAAGTTTTTCCCTAAACTCCTGTGGATTCAGATTTTTCTCCACTGTGGATTCTTTGATGTCGAATGAGACTTGACCTCTGAATAAAGGCTTTCCCACACTCATTACATtgatagggtttctcccctgtgTGAATTCTCAGATGCTGAATGAGGCCAGTGTTCCCATTGAAAGCtttcccacattctttacatttataggGTCTTTCTCCAGTGTGGATTCTCTGATGTTCAATAAGGCCTGACTTTTGACTGAAGGCCCTCCCACACTCATTGCATTTGTAGGGTTTCTCCCCAGTGTGGCTTCTCTGATGGCCAATAAGATGTGAGCTCCGCCTGAAAGTTTTCCCACACTCATCACactcatagggcttctccccagtGTGGATTCTCTGATGTCCAATGAGGTGTGAGCTATGACTGAAAGCTTTCCCACACTCATTACATTCATAGGGTCTCTCCCCACTGTGGATTCTCTGGTGCAGAATAAGGCCTGCACTCTGACTGAAAGCTTTCCCACACTGATTGCACTGATATGGcttctccccagtatggattctCTGGTGCAGGATCAGGCCTGTGTTTTGACTGAAGGCTTTACCACACTCCTTACAGTGGTAGCGTTTTACTTTGTTGTGGATATCCTGGTGGGAAAGAAGGGCTGACCTGTAACTGAAGGCTTTACCACACACATTACACTGATAGggtttctccccagtgtggaTTCTCCAGTGACGAACAAGGCCTGAACTCTGAGCAAAGCTCTTCCCACATTCATCACATTTATGTCGTCTCTCTTGGGTGGGATTTCCCCGCTGCCTCTCTAATGAGCCCAGAAGGTCTCGGGCTTCTCCAGGCTCAAGACCCCCGATAACATCCCCGTTGCATTTGGCAGCTGTCTCTCCATGTGGTTGGATTCCAGTAGATATTACCTGTTTTGAAGTTAATTCCCTGTTCTCATTCCTGGTCTCACCACCtggaataaaaatgtaataaacatCAAGTGAATGTCACTTCCTAGTCTCTATGttaggaaaaagaaatcaaatagaggaaagaaaaatacacatggaggttaagaataaatgaaaagctTCCATCTGTCTCCAAAATGCCTTCATTAATATGgggagaaaggagcagggacAAACTGAAGTACCACATATGCCAACTAGGGAATAACTGCCATCAAGAAATAGGGTTGTTGGAAGGAGGACTAAAGCAGAGATGGAATCCCCTGAGGAGAATCAGAAATTGGGGAGTGAGAAGGAATATGGAACTACAAAAAGATCTAATGAGTGGAGTAGGAATGAAAAAAGCCCCAGTCATTAAAAGGGAGGAGCACAATGGGTCTAAGTATGAGAGATCTACATGAACGCAGAGAGCACCAAAAGATTTCAGTATCCAACTAGCAAAGAGACCAATACCCAGTCTacagccataccaccctgaatgcgCCCGATCTTATCTGAtcttggaagctaagcagggttggGTCTGGTTGGTACTTGGATAGGAGACCAATACTCAGTTACAAACTGTAAAATACGTCCTAGAttagagagtaaaaaagttgccttttactttttaaaattaatttttctctgattattttcttattgaagtaCAAGGAATTCATAAAATTGTTTgcttcaggtgtatggcaaagtgagtaagttacacatatgtgtgtgtgtgtgtgtatactctttttaaaattctttttcattataggctattataagatactgactaTAGTTTCTGAatattgttgtttatctattgtatatatggtagtgtgtatcttAAACCCATATATaccatattcctaatttatcccttctcccaccttcctccttggttaccataagtttgtttctgttttgtaaataagttcatttgtactattttttagatttcactatTTTTAgattctctgacttacttcacttaatgtgatgatctctaagtccatccatgttgctataaatggtattatttcattctttttacagctgagtaatattccattacatgcATACATCCACCCACCTACCCAACCTCcacatgtttattcattcatctgctgatggacacttaggttgcttctatgtcttggctattgtaaataatgttgcactGAACATGGTggtgcatttctttttaaattaaagcatCTGTCTTCTCTGGATATAcatccaggagtgggactgctagatcatatggtaactctttttttagttttttaatgaaccccatactatcttccatagtggcCACAAAAGTTTCCTTTCAGAACTCCAGAAGTCtcaatattttctctctctgttggATCCTGAGTTTAAACTCAACTATGTCTTTCAGAAAGCTCAAAGCTACTGTACACATAAACAAAAGATCTTTAACGATAACAACCAGAGCTCTCCTTACCCAGGGAGAACATGTTTCTATAATTCTCTGGCCTGTTATCTCTACTCAGATCCTTCTGGGATGAATCAAGAAGCCATTCTTCTCGAATTAGGGACACAGCCATGTCTTCGATCTTCTCTAAAGTCTGAAACAAAACAAGATGCTCATTTGGGGACTGGGACTGTTCCACAGCTTAAACCGAGTATCAGAGAGACCCAGGAGGGGTGGAGAGGATCATGACATGAGAAAGTACCATGTAAAGTGATCTGCGAAGCTAGCTGGGAAGAGCAGGAAAATGCATCAGATTtactggggcgggggcggggcggaatCAAGGATTCATCTGTCTCTATGCATTAGAATGTGGA
This genomic stretch from Dama dama isolate Ldn47 chromosome 7, ASM3311817v1, whole genome shotgun sequence harbors:
- the ZKSCAN8 gene encoding zinc finger protein with KRAB and SCAN domains 8; amino-acid sequence: MAAESRKSLAPSPPDQVPEEDLVIVKVEEDHGWDQESSLHENNPPGQELFRLRFRKLCYQETLGPREALIQLRALCHQWLRPDLNTKEQILELLVLEQFLTILPEELQTLVKEHQLENGEEVVTLLEDLERQIDILGRPVPARAHGHRVLWEEVMHSESAPEPPDTQLQPVATQHKSPVLQGPHNRAISVSQSPTPSQKGSPRDQEMTATLLTAGFQTLEKIEDMAVSLIREEWLLDSSQKDLSRDNRPENYRNMFSLGGETRNENRELTSKQVISTGIQPHGETAAKCNGDVIGGLEPGEARDLLGSLERQRGNPTQERRHKCDECGKSFAQSSGLVRHWRIHTGEKPYQCNVCGKAFSYRSALLSHQDIHNKVKRYHCKECGKAFSQNTGLILHQRIHTGEKPYQCNQCGKAFSQSAGLILHQRIHSGERPYECNECGKAFSHSSHLIGHQRIHTGEKPYECDECGKTFRRSSHLIGHQRSHTGEKPYKCNECGRAFSQKSGLIEHQRIHTGERPYKCKECGKAFNGNTGLIQHLRIHTGEKPYQCNECGKAFIQRSSLIRHQRIHSGEKSESTGV